The following coding sequences lie in one Rutidosis leptorrhynchoides isolate AG116_Rl617_1_P2 chromosome 6, CSIRO_AGI_Rlap_v1, whole genome shotgun sequence genomic window:
- the LOC139854275 gene encoding uncharacterized protein, translating into MKPPASPVQATCLAGTKPPASCFILCNHKNLKYFFDQRDLNNRQRRWLDLLKDYDLEIFYHPGKANMVADALSQKNQVLSLQVKSLRTILSNDFLEKLGEVQIEAIVNHKHEERIQGQTDSIVLGTHGLLCFQGRVWVPKLDCHRTVLLDEVHKSKYSTHPGASKMYLDLKKEYW; encoded by the exons ATGAAGCCACCGGCTTCACCAGTCCAAGCCACCTGCTTGGCTGGAACAAAGCCACCGGCTTCATGCTTCATtctgtgca atcataagaatTTAAAATACTTCTTTGATCAACGTGACTTAAACAACCGACAACGGCGGTGGTTAGATTTGTTGAAGGATTATGATCTTGAGATATTTTACCACCCGGGTAAAGCTAATATGGTTGCAGATGCGTTAAGTCAGAAGAACCAAGTTCTGAGTTTGCAAGTAAAGTCATTGCGAACGATTCTTTCGAATGATTTTCTCGAGAAACTCGGTGAGGTTCAAATTGAGGCTATTGTTAATCATAAGCATGAAGAGCGAATTCAAGGACAAACGGATTCGATTGTACTAGGCACACATGGGTTGTTGTGTTTTCAAGGTCGGGTGTGGGTGCCAAAATTGGATTGTCACCGTACGGTGCTACTCGATGAGGTGCACAAATCGAAGTATTCTACTCATCCGGGTGCTtcaaagatgtatcttgatttgaaaaaAGAGTATTGGTAG
- the LOC139854276 gene encoding uncharacterized protein, whose amino-acid sequence MITCFNCRKEGHQKSECPDLGLGEKSNNNTKRLEKAAGPARGRNFMMTTDDARKSNKVVSGTLLVNSKPAKILFDSGADMSYVSLKYATTLDYPLCDRDFPLQVEIADGRFSVANGIYKNCVIDFGTERFDIDFVPITFGEFDVVVGMDWLDHNRANLDCHEKFVRVRTQVGES is encoded by the coding sequence ATGATTACGTGTTTTAATTGCCGAAAGGAAGGTCATCAAAAATCTGAGTGTCCTGATTTAGGTTTGGGAGAAAAGAGCAACAACAACACcaagcggttagaaaaggcggcggggccCGCGAGAGGTCGAAATTTCATGATGACTACCGATGATGCTAGGAAGTCCAACAAGGTAGTTTCAGGTACCTTATTGGTTAACTCTAAACCCGCTAAGATTCTGTTTGATAGTGGTGCAGATATGTCGTATGTTTCCTTAAAATATGCGACTACTTTAGATTATCCCTTATGTGATCGAGACTTTCCTTTACAAGTTGAGATCGCGGATGGTAGATTCTCGGTGGCTAATGGGATATATAAaaattgtgttattgatttcggaaccgAGAGGTTTGATATCGACTTTGTTCCTATTACTTTTGGTGAATTTGATGTTgtggtgggtatggattggcttgatcataATAGAGCTAATCTTGATTGCCATGAAAAGTTTGTAAGGGTAAGaacccaagtgggggagagctaa